The Engystomops pustulosus chromosome 2, aEngPut4.maternal, whole genome shotgun sequence genomic interval ttttttgcgagacaagatgcactgtaaaaaaacccttcattttagtgggcttttagcttattgaagaaattttattaactttttacgtgtggaggaaaataaaatcatcaattcttgttttggatttttagcattttttgggggggttgttcactgtagcataacaataatatattatctttattctacggatcactacgattacggtgatacctcatttatatagttttatttatatttgtccaattttattgaaggaaaactagaatagaaaaaattgcatttgttttagtattgccatttttatagtggcataattttagtattttttggtttacggagctggttgtaagcttattttttgcgtgacaagttgctctttttatcggtatcattttggtgcttgtaactttttcggatcactttttagaacattttttgtaaagcaatttgataaaaagttttaatttttggcaagtttttggttgtttttttttaccacgttcaccgagcgggtccaattatgattaggatttattgtacagattgttacggacgcggcgataccaaataagtggggttttttcgtgatttagtgttttttatactttattacttgtgtaaagggaaatgtggtgtttggggggactttcactttcttttattatttatttttactgtaaaaaacctttatttatttatttttcctttttttacagttaatgacacctaagcttgaacaagtgatcttctgatcacttgttcaagcttttttacaggttacacagtgcaatacagatgtattgcactgtgtaatgtaagacactgagcatgctgcgcatgcccagtgtcttacagccgggtcctgcctgaaggcacggacccggcttccggatgaagatcgcgcagccccgggcaccggcagtcccggggctgcgatcggaggagcggacccccccggtaagcgccgcgggggggtccgattcgcatttaaaatactttaaatgcctctgacacgccgcggtcagcgcgaccgcggcgtgttaggggttaacacccgcgatcggagaaatctccgatcgcgggtgttagaggcgggtgtcagctataacatatagccgacacccgcagcttctggccccggctccgttcaggagccggggccagaagcttgacgtaatagtactgcattttgcgggaacgcacctcccgcgatgcagtactattacgtcaaatgtcgggaaggggttaacatgtaCTATCCAACATGAGCCACCTAGATAAACCTAGtttattttcttaaaataaaAGTGTCCTAAAATTTACTTAAGACTCCTAATATGTGTATACTCACATGGGCAGGGCACCTACAGTACTCAAAATTAGTGCAATGTAGCACAGCACATTAATATTTCTGATATTACTACAAACCGATAAAACACATTTCGAATAATGGATCACTGAACCACATTCCTGCTCGTCACACTTCAGGTTCACACATGACATTTGTGTATTATTTAATGGAAAGCAGCTGACAAATTATTTTTCATGGGTTCACACACACGGCAAAAAACTCCTGTCATTGTTTGTAGCTCAGTCTCTTTTCTGTCATCTGCGAATGAGCACTCACAAGATGCAAACCCAGATCTATTGTTTGAGCCCCGAGAGAACACACATGGGTTTGCAGGTAGGGTCACTCACATCTCCACAGACAAACCCTCCTCTATTGGATCAACTACCGTATACAATCCTTCCATTTTCTAGGCCGTGAAGGAAGTATTTCTTGAAGACTGCCTAAAAGAGGAACAATTTACCAAACACGTCATCCTTGATGTCATTTCAGCGGATGAAGCAGAACCTTTTATAACATTCGTCCTGTACAGAAAGGCCTTCTCTATCAGTATCCGGCAGCAGCAGTCATATGTGTATACAAGATACATCTCTGGTGCTGGGTAAACAGACACAGGAGCGGCTTGGGACTGGCACAGAAAGTTATTTTATCAGCTATTTGTACAAAATAACAGAGACCTTTACCAACACTTAAAGAATAGGCGTCAGGCACACTaccctatatagcagtgatggcgaaccttttagaggtgaagtgcccaaactgcaacccaaaacctgcatattttttgcaaagtgccaaaacatcaATTCAAGCAGTAAACGTGTTGCAAATTTCTTGCTCCACGCTgcaccacagctttcaatgggcctgaggacacaaatatctttgtcagaaggagaggaaatttgggttgtcactggagcttcccttgacagcccctttaacaggaagattcagggatcgcacagaaggagctccaatgataaccagaccctgtccaCACCACCTCTCTCTCTTCCTGCTGTCTCAGATAGACCAGGATGCTCCACATTAAAATAAGGCTAAACATGGCaagtcctgagactgcaggaggatccctgtctggcaaactctgccctggtgcaacagcctgagtgcccactgagagggctctgagtgccacctctggcacccgtgccataggttcgctaccactgctATATAGTGTCCTGTAACAAGCTGCAAAACAGCTGGCTCACGGCCGCCATAGAGGGGCATTGTGCACGGGCCATAATTCCGACTCTGATTGCAGCCCATTTGTTTGTGTTGAGTGAGACTTTAAGGATtgcatacaattttccaatatactttctgcatctatccctctaaatctctgcttgctgttctatagaaagcttcatcatttacttccagtggataaatgatagtgcctggtcatgtgatgtcacacaggttcacagctCCTCATAACAGAAAATAATGAGAGCTGTGCGTTATcacaagttgtgcacctgtgtgacatcacatgaccaggcactgTCAATTATCTACAAGTAGTAAAcgataaagcttcctatagaatgacagcaagcagagatctagaatagtgtggaattgatccagaaagtattatggaaaattgtataacatttcataaTACAACACATTTATTTGCATTACAGGGACAACCCTTCTACCATTCCAGGCTACAGATTTGGCCAGTTTTAAAAAGGTTGTCATCAGCTCTCCTGACATgtcatgtaatgtaatgtaatagatggacaaccgggtgttaaaaattaggTTAGACACTACAACACTGTCCAATATTAAGCTGTGCAGAGCGCAACCCTTTGTCAAACGGTACAGTTCAGTTGTCAAATTATCCCTGCATTTCTAGTAGGAATAAGAGGAAGAGcagagcacagttatttataAGGAAACACAATCCAAGTTATTTTTATTTCACAGAAAATAGAAATATTATTTTGACAAATCATCTTACAGTTGGTTTTTAGCTTAGAGCAAACAAAGTtcacattgacaaaaaaaaaaaaaaaaaaaaaaaaaagaagaatggattGAAAGGAGAGTTTCTGGAATTAAAGTTATATGTAGCTGGGGAAAGCTATAAAATGAATAAACCACTTCTACTCATCCTTCGGTGCTACCATTCACCCTCGAATATATGCCCCTTACTGCCGAGACTTGGCATACAACAGGATTTCAGGCTGTAACAGGCGTACTGCTGTGGTATGCAAACAGAAACCTGGAAGTGATGGGCAATGCTATGGGTGAATGGTAGCGCTGAAGGAGAGGAGTAAAAGTGGTCTGTAATTTTTATAGCCAGCCATGAGGCAGGAATTATACGAGGGTTGTTAATTTTATGGCCCCTTCCACACATATAGAACATTTtattttagggtgcggtcacacgtcgcgtttaccgcatgcattaaaaaacgcattggaatagctggagagtgatttgcctaattaaacagctgctaacacctgtgtttacaaaacgcatgcgttaaccgcgatgttaacgcatgcgttaacaatgcgttaacggttgcgttttgtaaacacaggtgttagcagctgtttaattaggcaaatcactctccagctattgcaatgcgtttttaaacgcatgcggtaaacgcgacgtgtgacagcacccttactcCCGaacaaccccttaaatgccatgcGCTACAGAAAATAAATACCTCAATACCCAAGAGTAAAAACTCTAACTTTGCTATTTACAATTCCGCGGACAGTTATCCATAATATAAGAGAAAGCAATAATCCTGTAATCCAGCAGGGTTAAAGCGGAGGACACTTGATGCAGTTAAACAAGGTTCATCTGGAGTCTAGTTCAGTAACGGAATATATTTTAGACTTTACAAGTTGTATTGTTACAATTCTCCAAGTTGCCCCTCCATGGTCCGGACCAGCACATAGAGCTCAGCTAAACCGACCAATGAAGCCACAATGACAGAGGACAGTACCCGCTGGAAGAAGGAGACAAAATGTATGTTAACAGTTTGCAATAAAATGTACGGATAATATTACTTTTGGAACATTGTCAATGAACAAGACATATGGCTTTTGTAACAGATGTAATGCGACATGGGATGTTCGCATTGTGTCCgatagcagaactgttctagttgcccatggcaaccagagcttagctttcattttcccacagctgtttataaaattaaagctgagccccgattggttgccatgggcaactagaacagttttacctcacacACTTCTTATCAATATCCCCCATTGTACtttaaatttgttaaaaaaaaaaacaaaaacatttgtaTTTAATTATAAACAACAGAAACTTGGCAAAAATGTCGAAAAAAATTTCAATCATTCTCAAAGTTAtggaaaactacttttaagacgtttgttaactctttagttGTTTCCCCGGGGTGAAGACAAAATGATGCTGCATTTTACAAATTGTAAAGAATGTTGTCAAAACATTAAATTTTGGACCAAAAATTATACACTCACAATTGATTAAATGGCACTAAGGCATTTGGTGGAAACTAAATGTTACCTTGACATGTGGTCACGGGAGAAGTCTTTGAAAGGAGTctaaaaacgcaacatgtgatcGCAGCCTAAGAGTTGCTTTTAATAAGCACTAAGGTCTCAAATGATTTATAAGTATATTTGCTATATTAATTGGGAGACCTTAGCTGAAGCCCAACTTACCGCAGCGGCCTCTGTGAAGACATACTGAGTTCCAATATAAGTGCAAGCAAAAGAAGCTGCAACTGTGACCAAGAAGTTGAAGACTGTAATAATGATGGTCTTTAATGGCCGCACTGAAGacaaacaaaaagtaaaacaaagTTATAATGCAGATAACTTAGGGCATAGAGAGGCATCAAGAATACCAGCTCCCTTTACAAAAATCGTGACTACCGAATCTTTTGCTCAAAATGGTCACATTACCTTGTCTTCCAAAGTCCGCCAACGTCCCTTTCTGACCAGACTGCACAGaggagaaaataaaaacaatttagtATGTCAGAAAGAGGATTAAAACATCTTCAGCACTATCCAGTAAAGTTTGGCTCCATGCTCTAAGTAGTAATAATGGCAGAAATGAGACTTATTAATTATTGTTTACCAAAATAGTCATAGCCTCACATAACAGAGTAGCCTCCAGCATTCACTAAATTTCAATAAATTACCAGCAGAATGCTAACAACAATTAtttataaaacttaactttttcgTGAACATACAAATATCTAAAATATGCCTAGTGTATTGAGCACAAAAAATCAACAGGTAAACTAATGCACATTAAAGGTGTCTCTGCATATAAAGAGAATGGGTAAGGGAGATATAAAGGtttgatctcaccagtcttcacaCGATAGGGCTTAGATGCATCGGTACTTCTGTAGGGAAGAGTTCTGCCTTTCCCTGTTATTGCCCTTTCTGCAGTCTAACACCCTTTGTTAGtgactcccagcccttacaagggcggtccccaagACTATCCCTTCATGCAGTCTAGTGCACCCTGGACTATGAAGTTGGTAATTGTTCttttccctacgcgtttcgtgcacTGTCGtatgcactcctcaggggaaataAAGTTCAGCAAGTTGCGGCGTATCGTAGTAGAAAAACCGCATTCTTCACAAGTAATGCATGCAGGCTTTGGCCCTATAACATTATTAGTTCACTGCAGTCGGGTGTGAGCAGTGGCCCATCACTCACTGACATCTCACTATCCACTAGGTTACTGTCTGGCGTTGGCGCCATATTTTGGGCGCACGCGCCTTAAATAGCCGTATCGGCCCGCCCACTAGACTTCTGCAGGCCGGTCATGTGACTCTGCAGTGGTCACGTGTAGTCGTGGGCGGAGTCAGTAACTATGGACGCGGCGAGCTACGCAACGTACCGCTCTCCACATCACTGACAGAGGTCCCTCCCGTCATCCAGGGTTCGACCAATCAGGTCTGTTGCTACCACTGGGTAGGCGGGGGTAGGAGACCTCTAATTTCCAGCAGCCTTTGTCGCATACATGGCCCGCACTTTAGACGCCGTGGGGGCTGATTATTTACTATGCTCCCTTGGCAAGGTTGCTGAAAAAACAGGGAAAGAGACTATTGTTTAAGATCATGGCTGTAACGTTTCAGCTTACCATTCTTGTATATTCTGGTATGACGGCAAGAAAAATGCTTCTGTAGACTACACAACATTGATTATAGACATCAATGACCCATCAGTGAACTGATGTAACGGTCCGATTAAATTACAGAAAGGAGATAAAATTCAACATCTCATTAAGGCCTTTGGGGGCCACTGTGTCCAGAAGAAAAATCCATTTGGTTTCTCGTTGTAGGATTAATCTGTCCCAGTTGCCCCCCCTCACTGGTCTCTGCACTGTCTCAATGCCATGGAATTTAATTTTGCTCACATCACCATTGTGTACCTGATTTATATGGCGTGCCAGTGGTGTGTCTCTTTTATGTGCTATGTCCCCCAGATGTGCTCCCACTCTCCTTCTTAGTTCGCAGATAGTCTTGCCTATATATTCAATCCTGCATTCACAAACTGCTCGATATATCACCCCTTGCGTTTTGCAGTTTATGAATTGTTTAATTTTGTAAGTGGTGCCTGTCACTGTAGATGTGAAAGAATCACATCTAAGTATCTGGGGGCAGGCGACACATCCACTGCATTTGAAACTACCAGTGATTTTAGTTGATCTATCAAGCCATGTACCATTATGACTCTGGGTAAAGTGACTATGGACCAGTCTGTCTTTAAGCGATCTCCCCTTCCTGTATGTCACTGTTGCATGGGGGCTCACTACTTTTTTAATATCAGGGTCCATTAGCAAGATGTCCCAGTGCCTTTCAAGTATCCTTTTCGCATCAGTGGCTCCATTATCAAATGTCGTGATCAATCTGATCATTTTCTCCTCCTTGATCTCGATTTGCTTTTTTAGGAGGTCATGTCGATCTTTATGGAGTGCATTCTGGTAGGCTTCCCTTAAAAACTTATCTGGGTACCCCTTTGCTTGGAACCTCTGACGTAGGTCCTCTGCTTGTTTAATGAACGTACCCACGTCTGAGCAATTCCTTCTCAGGCGTAAGTACTGTCCCTTTGGGATGCCTCGTTTTAGGGGTATCGGATGactactctcccacctcagcaaAGAATTTGTTGAGGTAGTCTTACGGAAAATTTCAGTCTTCAGCGTTTGGTCTTTATCAATAGTGATGCGTACATCTAAAAATGGTAGGCTATTGGCAGAGCTCTCATGCGTAAAGCGTAGACCTATCGGATTTATATTCAAATCCTTCACAAACCACTCCCTTACCCATTCTCTTTATATGCAGAGACACCTTTAATGTGCATTAGTTTACCTGTTGATTTTTTGTGCTCAATACACTAGGCATATTTTAGATATTTGTATGTTCAtgaaaaagttaagttttataaaTAATTGTTGTTAGCATTCTGCTGGTAATTTATTAAGTAGTAATAATGGGAACCGCAGATACAGCTAATCCCTGCATGTCCTGGGTATCAGAAATCCATGGCCAGCAATTAAATTGTGGAATTCTTTTCCTAATAGCAGGAGGAGTCACAGACTTCCAGAAACAAAGGTCTGAGCAGTGACCAAGCAGTTCTGTGTGTAGCCGATATCTCCTGACACATAGGAGCTCAATATCCTTTAAATCATACCTGACTAGTGACGTTCTGTGTGATTCTCTTGTATTCCTCATTTGCCAGCTTTGCCTTTATCTTCTCTAGGCGGGCCACAAGTTCTGGATTCTGAAAGCACAAAATTTACATAAAATGCATTGAATCTTTTCTATCCAACTTATAAATCCATTAAATATAAATTGGAATTTCCCCATGACTATATTAATCAATTTAGGACAACAATCTGTATTACTTTACATTacggtaatcagagctgtgtgttataacgagtgaACATCATCCTTGTTTAATATTGTAAAATATTGCTAAAAGGGAATGTtcccataagaaatttttaaatttGCACTGGCGTTTCAACTTACTCGTTCGGGCAGCTCTACCACTGGTAAATGGATCTCGCTGCCATCTAGTAGCTCATGCAGGTAGGTATGGGAACCTACAACAGGAAGGGGAATGCAAGTAGATTTACTACAGAATCAATCAATAATGGCATAAAATAATCTTCAAGGGTTAGTGCAGGTCAAAATACTTGGTGATAAATTTGTTgaaataatacatataataataatagtatataCAATCTGCTAAAGAGTCCATACCTGTGCTTAATACTATTCTGACCACTTGGTTTTAGGCATTGACATTCAATGAATGTTTATGGCCAGAAAATCTCAGCAAAGTTTCAAAAGTTGATCATCCATCATCTGAGCGCTGCGTTTATTTTATAGCCCCAATCAGCAGTATTGCGCATAATAAGCTGATTGGTGAAAAAAGTCTGACTGCTAGGATCACCACCGATCACGGAAATGGACCAGAAGTGATCCAGAAAATAGGGGTGGGTAAAACAGCAAGATAAGCAAACACGCTGTAACTCTATTCAGTAATATGGTAGGGTCAGAAATTGTTGAGCAAAGCGCCAgtctccagcactcccattcactgACTATGTGGCTGCTACAGAAACTTGAGCGCTGTGTTCAGCAATTTtactgattggttgtcatgagaaaaaaaaaatgctagcaCCCGGATGTAGACATCACGTACACGCAGCTACTGTGGACTCTACTGTAAGCCAAATAAGAGCTCAATGTCAAATGTCAATGACCCCTGACCTGTCTCCCgtagcagtgagtgcagctcccgCAGGACGCGGAAGGATACCCGGCCCTCGGCTCCTGCCTGCAGCACGTCCCGCACCTCCGCGCTGGTCTCCGGGGTGAAGCCGTCCTGTAGCTCCTGTAATGCCCGCAGCAGCGGCTCCGTCACCCGACACTCACTCGCCATCTTCTCTATGAGAGGAGCACGGCGCGAAGACTTCTGGGAAGGTCAACGTCCACTAAACGCGTCTTACGTCGGTGGCGGCCGGTGCGTGTGACGTAGCACGTACAGCTCTCCGGAGCACCATGGCGGCGTGTGCAGCGCGGCGCAACCTGACGGTGCTCACCCGGTGGCTGCGGGGAGGCACAGTGCATGGCTTCGGTGTGGAGCTCCGGCAGGCCCGGGCCGCCCTGCTGAGGCCTGTGTGCGGCTGTCGCTTCCAGCAGGAGCGGGCGCTGTCCTCTAGGTAATCCGGATTATACGTGTTATGCGGCCAGGGCTATACGTGCTGTGTGAATGGGGCTCTATAGCGGTGTCCTGTTCGCCGCTGCTACTGCACAAAATTCTTACTTTACGTAACCGTTTCCACCCTGCTGACACGTGGGGGCGCTGTGTGTATGGACCGTCTATTGTAAACACCGCTAATCTGTCAGAGGTGACACCTCGGGACTTGGCAGGAGGTCTCCGGGAGGTGACACAACAGGCTGGAAATATCCCGTGCTGGCACATGTGTGGCATAGTGTGCTGGTGCCTGGCACCTAGCTCAGACACGTGTGCCAGGCCTGGGGGTCATGCCCTTACTGTATAGCGCCAACAAAGTCTGCAGCCATGTCTGGAGGGACACACAGTGAGAATTGCAGTGatatactactacccccagtcAGGCTGCCATAGTATCTCTGGGACCAGTATGACCCCATTATGTGCATATATCCCACTGATTGCTGAGGGCTTAATGGTGAATAGGTAAATATTTTAGCTATTGTTATAGTTTTGTGGTTCTTCAGTTCCGATATTTACGAGCTTTCCTCAGGTaagaagggaaaaaaagaaatataataaatatataacaccATTATATTCTGAAGCGCTTTACCTATCACAGGGGACATATTCTAACAAAATAAGGGATACCAGAGAAATATAATGGGATGCCCACAGGATTGGACTATCTTGCTGATCAATGAGTCTCAGAgaggagacccccacagatcatgaaaatgggTTTTGTTGTACCCTCGTTGCACCCTGAGATGAAAAGAGCGTCTAGGCCCCCATCCGCCCTGTTGGTCTGTTTCTCTATGGCACTTATGGAAATATCCGAGGGTCAACTTCAGCTATATCCATCAGTGTTACAGAGTTAAAAGCATAACAGTGCCTTACAataacatatacccctcacattatTATGTATCCCCCTGAAATCACTTCTATGAGATCTCCCTATCTCATAGAAGTGATTTCAGAGTGATGCATAATCGGCTACTGTATTAAAcaaactgaacaagtgaatggGGAAGGAGAGTTGGATTAACCTGAGAATGGAGTTAGTACAAGATCAGTATTGGTGGTCGCTAAAGGTGAGAATGGTACCAAGCATAAGTATTGGTGGGCCATGTGTAATCTACCAGTGATCTTAAGGGGACAAAGTCAGAGCCCTCTCAAAGGTAGGTGAACCCTGTGCAATGATCCATGGGTTACAAATACCTTCAAGTACAGGTAAAGTGTCTGTCCTGGTCAATATCGTTCCCATGAGCCCCCACACAGTCCACCTGCCAGCTATATCAATGTGGCACCCTTTTTGTCCTTCCCGTAGAAGCTACAAGTCAGAACGTGTAGACTGTACAGATGTAGGAGCTGATGAGTGACGTTGGCATCAGCATGCAATCTGGAAGGGACACTGGGCATATGTAAAGTGCGCCAGGGCTCTTCAATGTGGTGTTTTTAGCTTGGTAGGGTAAGGGTAAATTACTTGTAGATATCCcatttaaaggggaaaaaaaagaaaattcctaTTGTACACACCAAAAGAGTGACTAAAATATCAGAAAAAATATAATCAGGAGAGCATGCTGCCGTTCACTGCGATACGTGGGGGGGGATCTCTGTTAGAGCGGTTGTATATTGTCTATTGTATATATCTGTGGTTATTCTTGTGCATAGAGATCTTCCCAACCTGCAACCCTGTAATAATATCCCATGCATTGTTCTCGTATGGTTACTGTGTGTACTATTGTGCCATGGGGTGTTGCCTTCCTTGTTTATTTGTATTTCTCGACTATCACTTATTCATTGTTATTGTATTACTTATTCAGAAGTGAATCACGTGGCTGTGTCTTTGTATATCTTATTTGTTTCGTGTTCATTATAATTACTCCAAATTTCTGTAACCCCCATCTTCTATAAATCAGGTTGGTGCATTTTTACTATCCTCAGGTCTCCGATCTGTGATGATTGGAGGTCTCGCACCTGTACCATGCATCAGTTAGCTGTGCTGTCTGTGGGATACTGTACACTAGAGATTGGAGGACTGATCAGTGTGGGGTATTGGTTTTGAACTCCCACCGATCGCTTACTGATGACCTGCTCTATGGAGATGACTTTGGGATGAAAAACTAAGTGAAAGAACAGAGGACACCTTTAAGGCACTTCTAGTCGGGGAAACCTTGACACACAGGAAATACCTGCACAATGAATAAATGGAGGCGGTGGTGCCTTGTGTTAGTAGGGGATCGGCCGTGTAGGCATTTTCTGTACATTAAGGTTGCAACAGGAAAGTAGAGAACAGCGGGAACCCAGTaggtgttttatatatatatgtatatgtatatatgtatgtatatgtatatatgtatgtatatgtatatatgtatgtatatgtatatatgtatgtatatgtatatatgtatgtatatgtatatatgtatgtatatgtatatatgtatatatgtatgtatatatgtatatatgtatgtatatatgtatgtatatgtatatatgtatatatgtgtgtgtatgtatgtatatgtatatatgtgtgtgtatgtatgtatgtatatatgtgtgtgtatgtatgtatgtatatatgtgtgtgtatgtatgtatgtatgtgtgtgtatgtatgtatgtatatatgtgtgtgtatgtatgtatgtatgtatatgtgtgtgtatgtatgtatgtatatatgtgtgtgtgtgtatgtatgtatatatgtgtgtgtgtgtatgtatgtatatatgtgtgtgtatgtatgtatgtatatatgtgtgtgtatgtatgtatgtatatatgtgtgtgtatgtatgtatgtatgtatatatgtgtgtgtatgtatatatatgtgtgtgtgtgtgtatgtgtgtgtgtgtgtgtatgtatatatatgtgtgtgtgtgtgtgtatgtgtgtgtgtgtatgtatgtatgtatatgtgtatgtatgtatatgtgtgtgtatgtatgtatatgtgtgtgtatgtatgtatgtatatgtgtgtgtatgtatgtatatgtgtgtgtatgtatgtatgtatatgtgtgtgtatgtatgtatatgtgtgtgtatgtatgtatgtatatgtgtgtgtatgtatgtatgtatatgtgtgtgtatgtatgtatgtatatgtgtgtgtgtgtatgtatgtatatgtgtgtgtatgtatgtatgtatatgtgtgtgtatgtatgtatgtatatatgtgtgtgtgtgtgtgtgtgtgtgtgtatgtatgtgtgtgtatatgtgtgtgtatgtgtgtgtgtgtatatgtgtgtgtatatgtgtgtgtatatgtgtgtgtatgtgtgtgtatgtgtgtgtatatgtgtgtatatgtgtgtgtgtatgtgtgtatatgtgtgtgtatatgtatgtgtatgtgtgtatatatgtgtgtgtgtgtatatatatgtatgtgtgtatgtgtgtatatatgtgtatgtgtgtatatatgtatgtgtgtatatatatgtatgtgtatgtgtgtatatatatatgtatgtgtgtgtgtgtatatatatgtatgtgtgtgtatatatatgtatgtgtatatatgtgtgtgtatgtgtatatatgtgtgtgtatgtatgtgtgttttgatCAAAGCACGAATGTCTGGTAAATGGCAACATGAGTTTTTCCTTTTAATGAAGTTAAACATTTATTGCGTTTAATAACACAATTTGAGCGCAGTGTGTAGGGAGAGCAGACAATACAGTCATATCAGAtttgtttt includes:
- the VMA12 gene encoding transmembrane protein 199; this encodes MASECRVTEPLLRALQELQDGFTPETSAEVRDVLQAGAEGRVSFRVLRELHSLLRETGSHTYLHELLDGSEIHLPVVELPERNPELVARLEKIKAKLANEEYKRITQNVTSQSGQKGTLADFGRQVRPLKTIIITVFNFLVTVAASFACTYIGTQYVFTEAAARVLSSVIVASLVGLAELYVLVRTMEGQLGEL